Genomic segment of Paraburkholderia agricolaris:
AAGCCCGCCCCCCCTTGGCACTCGCCTATCGAGTGCATGGAGAGTGCGCGGCGCGGGGCAGCGCACCGGAGTTAGCTTCGCTGAGGTGAAACATGATGCTGTTCGACGATTTGAGAGACAACGAGTGGGCGCTGGTCGAGGCGTTGTTCTGTGCGGAGCCAGCACGGAGCGAACGGCGCGGTCGGCCACGCGTGGAAGCACGCGCGGTTGTCAACGCCGTGCTTTGGGTGCTATCGACGGGCGAAGGCTGGTCCAAGCTGCCGGGCCGCTATCCGTCGCCGCCGACTTGCCGCCGTCGCTTCGACGAATGGCAAGCCGATGGTACGCTCGCCGAAATAGTTAAGCGACTCGGCACCAGCGGCCGTGAAATTTCGCTGCGTGGGCGCATTGGCGCGACCGCCGCGAAACCGCCGGCACCGCCGAGCCGCGACCGCCTGCGTGGCGCGTTCTGGACCAATCCGGAATCGTGGCGCGCGCCGGTCAAGATGGCCTGACGCGAATTGTTTTGCCTCCGGGCGCCTGCGGGCGCCCGGCGTGTATCTGGGCCGCCGTGCGTTCGCCGTACGCCGTATGTCGACGTCCGTCGACACCCGCCTGGCCTGCAATGGGCACCGCTTCCCGGCGCGCCCAACACAGTCGTCGCTTCCTGTTCCACGGACTTCACCGACTTCATCGCCGCGCCGCTTCAGACACCTGACGCGGCTCGACGGTTGCGGATGAAACATCCATTTACCATTACTTACAGCGTGCTTTCGTGACTCGGCATACCTTATGTGTATGCAAACAGGCCTTGAGTCGATCGGCTTGACGGGAGCTCAGCATGAAACCAATGTCACTGCTTCTGTGCGGCATTGTCGTTTCATCAATGGCCGCACCGGCGCTCGCACAGCAGCGCCCACAAGGCTGGAACTGGCGGCCGGATCACACGGCCACGGTTCAGGCCTGGCAGCAAAACGATGCGCGCGGACGCGACTTCACACCGCCTGCGCCGCGTGGAGATTTGCGCGGCGATATCGCGAGCAATGCGCGCATGCGGCCGGAGCCGCCGCGCGAAGATGCCGCGCGGCGCCGCTAGCGGCATCACGCAATCCAACGCACTGCATGTGCATGGCGAATTGAACGATTGGGGAACCACCCGGCGTGGCGCCAGTCTGATTTAACGCCATTAGCACAGCGTGGCAGTAGTAATTCCGGTACGCCCGTATCCTTGCGATACGGGCTTTTTTTTGCTTTTTTGCCTTAGCGAACGATCGATGCGCGATCAGCGGACAGACAATGCGCGCTGCGCCCAAGGCCATACGCAGGACCATAAGGCGGGCTATAAGCCGGACCACAACTCGGAGCGATAAAATCACCGCCAGCCGCGCAAAGCGGCCGGGGAAACAGCGCCAGTTTGCCGCCCCGGCCTAAGGCCGGGCTTCGAGAGCAGCTGCGGGCCGCGCTTCGGCTGTGGCGACGACGTAATCGTTCATGCGCTGCGCGCTCCAGCTCAACAGGCGCTCGTCGTGCTCGAGTCTCGCGAACTCGGCCCGGCCCCGCTCAGTGAGCACGGCGATATCGACCGGCGCATGAAAACCTGGGGCCGGAGCGACCGTGCGCTGCCGAACAGTGTCCATCAGGCCTAACGCGCGAAGATATTGGAAGACGCCCGGCCGTCTGGCCCATGGAACCTGGCGATATTGCGCCCGCCGCAGCGCTTCAAGTACCGCTTCGTTGGAATACGTGGTCATCTCACTTCTTTCTTAAAGTGCAGCTATGACACATCTATGCCAACACGTCACCGCGCCACCAGTGACGCGCATAGCACCCGCCCTTGGCTGGAAGCCGGCCGCATGCCTTGCTCCGCCAGGTGCTGCCTGGTCTGGTTTTCGGAACCCCCGTCTGAACGGCATGTTAGCGTTCTCTCTGCGGACCGACGATGCAACCGCTGCGGCGCGATAGCAAGCCCGTAGAATTGTCCCGAAAGACATACGTTACCCCATTTAAATTGATTCTATTCACTTTATTAGCGCTTTTTTTTGCAGCAATCGTGCTATGGAAACGCGCCCGCGCGCCTCTCACCATTGTCACGATCGCCCTATTCTGGCTGCTTGCCACCGGCTGGCTCACCGCGCCATTGCTGGAATTGGCGCAGCCGCACCGGCAAACCGACACGCCCGCCAGCTTCGCGCCGCGCACCGCGATCATCATGCTCGGCGGAGGCACTGCCTACGACGAAAACGACGTGCTCGTGCCACCGCCAGACGTGATCGCGCGCATCGCAGCGAGCGCCGAAAGCTATGCGGCTTGCAAGCGTACGGCAGCCACGTGTCAGGTGATCGTGAGCGGCGGCAATCCGCAGCGGCGCGCCGCCAGCGAAGCGGACACCTACCTGCCGTATCTGCTGCGCAAACAGGTGCCGCGCGCGGACATCGTGCTGGAAAACCGCAGCCGCACCACTTATGAGAACGCGCGCAACGTCTCGGCTATTCTCGAACGATCACGTTACGATTCCCTGATACTCGTCACCTCGGCGTATCAGATGCCGCGCGCATTGCTCAACTTCCATCGTTTCGGCATTACGCCTCAACCGTTGATCTCGAGCGCGAGACATGCACGTCTCGGTGTACTGCCGCACTATGACAACCTGGTGAATGCCGAGCTCGCACTGCACGAACTGGTTGGAATCGCGCAATTTCATGTCTATCGTGCAATCGGATGGTTCTGAATCTCACGTGTTGCAGAAAGACAATTTATTTAGAGATGCGAATATTCCCTGTATCGACAAGACATTATCGAATTGGACACGCCATCGGCATCGATAATGACCGCGGCGCGAACGTAACAAGATGTAACTAATTGTCATTACCGTTACAAAACGTCCGCTGGAGCGGATTTTGCTCGCTAGAATGCATTGTCTTTCCGATTGGACAGGCAAATACTCGGGTCCATAACCACTCTGCGGAGGTAACAATGAAGAAAGTGTCCCTGGCGATCCTGATTTCCCTCGGTGCCGTAACGGGTGCAGCCTATGCGCAGGACAACGGCGTCATGATGAGTACCGATCCGGCCAAGGCCGCCGACGTCGAGCAACGCGCGCAAGAGTTGCAAAACCGCCAGCAAGCAATGGAAAGCGCACCGGCTATGCCGGCAAAACATCACAAGATGGCTCCCCATCATCATAAGAAGGCCGCCAAGGCCGACGCCGCCAGTTCGTAAGCGTAGTTCGCAACATCATCCGCAGCCCTGCCGCGGAGATGAAAAGCCGAAGCCGGCACCGCCGGTTTCGGCTTTTTTGTTGTCTAATGAACTTGCTGCAGGCTCGCTGCGCCCGGCTGACGTTATGCTAAAGTCGCGCACCGACCGGCGCCCGCCGGAATCCCCCTAACCTGTGCGCACCTTGGTGCGGAGGACAGCATGAGCAACATTCAGCTAGATATCGAATGGACTGAAGCGGCATCCCGCAAAATCGAAAAACTGATGCCGCGTGGCGGTCAGGAAGCGTTCCTCGCGCTGCCGCCCGTCGAATGCCTGCCGATGGAAGGCGACGTGCTGTTTCTTGGCCCGAACGGCAAGCAACAACCGTTTATCGTCGCAGAGCGCCAGTATCACCACGACGGCGATGCGGACTGGACCATCATCCTGATCCTCGACGTCCCGCAAGCCACGCACTAAAGATAAACGGCGAGCACCGCACGGGCCGGATCCGGCCTGGCAGTTCGCTCGCCGTTGTCCGGCTTTTCCTACCCGGCAGTTCACCTCAAAAGCGCTCAGGCGATCTTCGACACGACCCGAATTTCCGCGTGTTCGACCCAATCCGCCGCGGCTTTCTTGTAAGCCGCAATGTGTGCGGACGCAGCGTGCGCCGCCAACGCTTCCTTGCTGGCCCAACGCTCGACAAACACGAACCGGCGTGGCTCCTGCACGTCACGATGCAGATCGTATTGAAGCGCGCCCGGCTCCTCGCGCGTTGGCCCGACGATGCCTTCCAGCGCTTTGCGCAACTGCTCCTCATAACCCGGCTTTGCCACCGAGATTGCGACCACGGCGATTTCAGCCATGCCTGTCCTCCGTTGTTTCAGGAAAAGCAGCAGCATACCCGCCCCCCGTCAAACCTGCAGGCGGCCACGCGCTACCTGCAAACATGCACGGCGGCAGTTGGATTACCCGGATGCAAGGCAAACCGCGCGCGTGAAACGTCTGAGCACCGTCCTTGCCTGGAGTTTGGCGGGC
This window contains:
- a CDS encoding YdcF family protein produces the protein MILFTLLALFFAAIVLWKRARAPLTIVTIALFWLLATGWLTAPLLELAQPHRQTDTPASFAPRTAIIMLGGGTAYDENDVLVPPPDVIARIAASAESYAACKRTAATCQVIVSGGNPQRRAASEADTYLPYLLRKQVPRADIVLENRSRTTYENARNVSAILERSRYDSLILVTSAYQMPRALLNFHRFGITPQPLISSARHARLGVLPHYDNLVNAELALHELVGIAQFHVYRAIGWF
- a CDS encoding putative quinol monooxygenase, which gives rise to MAEIAVVAISVAKPGYEEQLRKALEGIVGPTREEPGALQYDLHRDVQEPRRFVFVERWASKEALAAHAASAHIAAYKKAAADWVEHAEIRVVSKIA
- a CDS encoding DNA-binding protein, which codes for MSNIQLDIEWTEAASRKIEKLMPRGGQEAFLALPPVECLPMEGDVLFLGPNGKQQPFIVAERQYHHDGDADWTIILILDVPQATH